The Thermosynechococcus sp. genome has a segment encoding these proteins:
- a CDS encoding LL-diaminopimelate aminotransferase has translation MRLADRLRYFQGNVFDAMDWAKAAVAATGRPIVDLSLGSADLPVADHILAAIEASVRDASTYGYQLFASTAAFRQAVATWFERRFGLRVDPEREVLTLIGSQEGTAHLPLAVMNPQEYALVLDPGYPSHAGGVYLAGGQVYPLPLRSEDHFLPDLTAIPLRVREQAKLLILSYPHNPTTAVAPLDFFKTAVKFCDRYGILLVHDFPYVDLVFDGERAPSIFEVDRDRQVGIEFYSLSKSYNMGGFRIGFAIGRADIIAALRQIKSVIDFNQYAGILRGAIAALTGDQTCVQQTREIFRQRRDAFVQALGDHGWPVPLPPATMYVWAQLPAPWQRDSLGFCQALVRATGIAAAPGSGFGEGGEGYVRFALVRDRPCLEVAAAQIAEFSQTVLQV, from the coding sequence ATGAGGCTGGCCGATCGCCTGCGGTATTTCCAAGGCAATGTTTTTGATGCCATGGATTGGGCAAAGGCAGCGGTGGCGGCCACGGGGCGGCCGATTGTGGATCTCTCCCTTGGTTCTGCGGATTTGCCCGTCGCCGATCACATTCTTGCGGCCATTGAAGCGTCGGTGCGCGATGCCAGTACCTATGGCTATCAACTCTTTGCTAGTACGGCGGCCTTTCGACAGGCAGTAGCCACTTGGTTTGAACGCCGCTTTGGCCTCAGGGTAGATCCCGAGCGGGAGGTACTGACGCTCATTGGCTCTCAGGAGGGGACAGCGCACTTGCCCCTTGCGGTGATGAACCCCCAAGAGTACGCACTGGTGCTCGATCCGGGGTATCCCTCCCATGCGGGTGGGGTCTATCTTGCGGGTGGACAAGTGTATCCACTACCCCTGCGCTCAGAAGATCACTTTTTGCCAGATTTGACGGCGATTCCCCTGAGGGTACGGGAGCAGGCCAAACTTTTGATTCTCAGCTATCCCCACAATCCCACCACGGCAGTTGCGCCCTTGGACTTTTTCAAGACAGCGGTTAAGTTTTGCGATCGCTACGGGATTTTACTGGTGCATGATTTTCCCTACGTTGATCTGGTCTTTGACGGGGAGCGGGCACCCTCGATCTTTGAAGTGGATCGCGATCGCCAAGTGGGGATTGAATTCTATAGCCTCTCCAAGTCCTACAATATGGGCGGGTTTCGCATTGGCTTTGCCATTGGTCGTGCCGACATCATTGCTGCCCTGCGCCAAATCAAATCGGTGATTGACTTTAACCAATACGCCGGCATCTTGCGGGGGGCCATTGCTGCCCTCACGGGGGATCAAACCTGTGTCCAGCAGACGCGGGAGATTTTTCGGCAGCGGCGCGATGCCTTTGTCCAAGCCCTCGGCGACCATGGCTGGCCGGTGCCCCTCCCGCCAGCAACGATGTATGTGTGGGCGCAACTGCCGGCGCCTTGGCAACGGGATTCCCTGGGCTTTTGTCAAGCCCTTGTTCGGGCAACTGGGATTGCCGCGGCTCCCGGATCGGGTTTTGGTGAGGGGGGAGAGGGCTATGTGCGCTTTGCCCTCGTGCGCGATCGCCCCTGTTTAGAGGTGGCCGCTGCCCAAATTGCCGAATTTAGCCAGACAGTCCTGCAGGTGTAG
- a CDS encoding PAS domain-containing sensor histidine kinase, whose translation MEFILFGLGLLVGLAFCFWQRWQVGTLLETLLQEYGVPHGNSSPWLGLKTLLREQGKQLESCQQQITQSQIRVEYAPIAYLEVDEANRVVCCNAAARSLFGLRSPEGRLFLELVRSYELDCLIEEVRQEQTITEQEWLYAYVTPTGQTKRKPLRARGLFLGEGHVGVFIEDCAEVVRLRDERDRWAADVAHELKTPLTSLRLVTETLQQRVPESLRHWVDRLLGEIIRLSLLVQELLELNRLSHTPADSLERHPLDLVQVIRTAWQSLAPLAQDKNIQHEYTGPDKVPYCGNESQLLRLLVNLYDNAIKHGPVGGQVLTRLRRDREGGYLCLEVIDTGSGFPPKDLPHVFERFYRAQVRRHRFVIPMDHEGRLPPVGSGSGLGLAIARQIVECHGGYIQAANHPDYGGAWLRIYLPLTQG comes from the coding sequence ATGGAGTTTATCCTTTTCGGCCTTGGCTTGTTGGTGGGGCTGGCCTTTTGCTTTTGGCAGCGGTGGCAGGTTGGGACATTGCTAGAAACGCTACTGCAAGAATATGGCGTGCCCCACGGCAATTCCTCACCATGGCTAGGGTTGAAAACTTTACTCCGGGAACAGGGGAAGCAGTTAGAAAGTTGCCAGCAGCAAATAACCCAATCGCAAATTCGCGTTGAGTATGCCCCCATTGCCTATTTAGAGGTGGATGAGGCGAACCGTGTGGTCTGCTGTAATGCGGCAGCGCGATCGCTATTTGGCTTAAGGTCTCCTGAAGGCCGCCTTTTTCTAGAACTGGTGCGCTCCTATGAACTGGACTGTCTCATTGAGGAGGTGCGCCAAGAGCAAACCATAACCGAGCAGGAATGGCTTTACGCTTACGTCACCCCAACGGGGCAAACCAAGCGCAAACCCCTGCGGGCACGGGGACTTTTCCTTGGGGAAGGACATGTGGGTGTATTCATTGAGGACTGCGCAGAGGTCGTGCGGCTGCGGGATGAGCGCGATCGCTGGGCAGCAGATGTGGCCCATGAACTGAAAACGCCCCTAACTTCGCTGCGCCTGGTAACTGAAACCCTGCAGCAACGGGTACCGGAGTCCCTGCGGCATTGGGTCGATCGCCTCCTGGGAGAAATTATTCGCCTTAGCCTTCTGGTGCAAGAACTCCTTGAACTCAACCGCCTCAGCCATACTCCTGCCGATAGTTTGGAGCGGCACCCTCTGGATCTGGTTCAAGTTATTCGCACCGCTTGGCAATCCCTTGCTCCCTTAGCTCAGGACAAAAACATCCAGCACGAGTACACCGGTCCAGACAAGGTTCCCTACTGTGGGAATGAATCGCAACTGTTGCGCCTACTGGTGAATCTTTACGACAATGCCATTAAACACGGCCCCGTAGGCGGTCAAGTCCTGACGCGGTTGCGGCGCGATCGCGAGGGGGGGTATCTCTGTCTTGAAGTCATTGATACTGGTAGTGGTTTTCCCCCCAAGGACTTACCCCATGTCTTTGAGCGGTTTTATCGGGCACAGGTACGGCGGCATCGCTTTGTCATCCCCATGGATCATGAAGGGCGGCTGCCTCCTGTGGGCAGTGGCAGCGGTTTGGGGTTAGCCATTGCCCGCCAAATTGTTGAGTGCCATGGGGGCTATATCCAAGCGGCCAATCATCCTGACTATGGGGGAGCGTGGCTACGAATTTACCTTCCCCTAACTCAGGGATAA
- the ftsY gene encoding signal recognition particle-docking protein FtsY gives MVFNWFRRKFGGSGEEPSPAAESPTEAPPPESTEAAASPSILNWAKTALQSIQARQQAQRSPTVETTAETQGTATAEPAAADAPLPVSIESAQAAVADEPAAVQPIVAAEPGEPDPSPILDEGFLWSAAVLAAQGRRPEEVDIEEITWLQRLRQGLGKTRRGLVHQLRAIVGQGPLSRDAVEAIEMLLLQADVGVKATDQIIAALQTKIRQETLPADQAIASLKEILQQILDRPFQEGYQREFAPKKGTLNIWLITGVNGVGKTTTIGKLAHIATQSGYRCLIAAADTFRAAATEQVKIWGQRSNVEVIANPGKNTDPAAVVFDAIGAAQARGTELLLVDTAGRLQNKANLMEELKKIRRIIDKKAGDAQIESLLVLDATLGQNGLRQAQIFAEAAQLTGVILTKLDGTAKGGVALAVVQELGLPIRFIGAGEGIKDLRPFSSFEFVEALLSSDVEVAA, from the coding sequence ATGGTTTTTAATTGGTTTCGACGCAAGTTTGGCGGCAGTGGCGAGGAGCCATCGCCCGCTGCCGAAAGCCCAACGGAAGCGCCACCCCCAGAATCCACCGAAGCGGCTGCTTCCCCCAGCATCCTCAACTGGGCCAAAACGGCACTCCAGTCCATTCAAGCGCGACAGCAAGCGCAGCGTTCTCCAACCGTTGAAACCACTGCAGAAACTCAGGGCACAGCAACTGCTGAACCAGCGGCCGCTGATGCCCCCCTTCCCGTCTCTATAGAGTCTGCCCAGGCCGCTGTTGCTGATGAACCTGCTGCTGTCCAGCCCATTGTTGCCGCTGAGCCTGGGGAACCAGACCCCTCCCCTATCCTGGATGAGGGCTTTTTGTGGTCGGCGGCGGTACTTGCCGCCCAAGGCCGGCGCCCAGAGGAGGTGGATATTGAGGAAATTACCTGGTTACAACGCCTGCGCCAAGGTCTGGGCAAAACTCGTCGTGGACTGGTGCATCAACTGCGGGCGATCGTCGGCCAAGGCCCCTTAAGTCGGGATGCCGTCGAAGCAATTGAGATGCTGCTGTTGCAGGCGGATGTGGGGGTCAAGGCCACAGATCAAATTATTGCGGCGCTGCAAACAAAAATTCGCCAAGAGACACTTCCTGCCGATCAGGCGATCGCCTCCCTCAAGGAGATTCTGCAGCAGATTTTGGATCGCCCGTTTCAAGAGGGCTACCAACGTGAATTTGCTCCCAAAAAAGGAACACTCAATATCTGGCTGATTACAGGTGTCAATGGCGTGGGGAAAACCACGACCATCGGCAAACTTGCCCACATTGCCACCCAGTCGGGCTATCGCTGTTTGATTGCGGCGGCAGATACCTTTCGGGCAGCCGCCACCGAACAGGTGAAAATTTGGGGACAGCGCTCCAATGTTGAGGTGATTGCCAACCCCGGCAAAAATACCGATCCCGCTGCTGTGGTCTTTGATGCTATTGGGGCTGCCCAAGCTCGAGGTACAGAATTGCTGCTGGTGGATACCGCTGGCCGTCTGCAAAATAAAGCCAACCTGATGGAGGAACTCAAGAAAATCCGCCGCATCATTGATAAAAAGGCGGGCGATGCTCAAATTGAATCGCTCCTCGTTCTCGATGCTACCCTCGGCCAAAATGGTTTGCGGCAAGCGCAGATCTTTGCAGAAGCAGCGCAACTGACTGGAGTCATCCTGACCAAGTTGGACGGGACGGCCAAGGGGGGGGTGGCCTTGGCGGTGGTACAGGAATTGGGGCTACCGATTCGCTTCATTGGTGCTGGCGAGGGCATTAAAGATCTGCGCCCCTTCTCCAGTTTTGAATTTGTCGAGGCCTTACTCTCCAGTGATGTGGAGGTGGCAGCATGA
- a CDS encoding ABC transporter ATP-binding protein, with translation MSPPLLCVEALTVDFRQGDQTLRAVDGISFRLERGQTLGIVGESGSGKSVTCLALLQLLLPPGQISHGQAWFQPEPEGTAIDLLRCSPRQMQQIRGRQIGMVFQEPMSSLNPVYSIGFQVAEAIDPQQRLSQRQCQQRAIALLEQVHLLKPEDPLEEKKRFLGRYPHQLSGGQIQRVMIAMAMAASPALLIADEPTTALDVTVQAAILRLLRELQQQYPLSLIFVTHDLNLIAELADQVVVMFQGQIVESGTVQQVFRHPQHPYTKGLLACRPRLDQRLAILPTVADFLGATPPRLEVISPVQQQERLAHLASQPPLVRVEHLWVKYPVAGGQRSLTAVRDVSFTIRTGETLGLVGESGCGKTTLARTLLRLLEPAQGKIFFGDRDISHLSPRQLRPLRQRMQLIFQDPYSSLNPRMTIGELVAEPLRIHRPHQSKRQHQERVAYLLERVGIDPQAQNRYPHEFSGGQRQRICIARALALNPEFVVCDESVSALDVSVQAQVLNLLKELQREFQLTYLFISHDLSVVKFMSDRLMVMYNGEIVEMGEAETVYQQPQHDYTRTLIAAIPRGLSLEAA, from the coding sequence ATGTCCCCACCTCTTTTGTGTGTCGAAGCCCTCACCGTTGACTTTCGTCAAGGCGATCAAACCCTACGGGCAGTGGATGGGATTTCCTTTCGCTTGGAGCGTGGCCAGACCCTTGGCATTGTCGGCGAGTCGGGTTCAGGGAAATCAGTGACCTGTTTGGCACTCTTGCAGTTGCTGTTGCCGCCGGGCCAGATCAGCCACGGCCAAGCCTGGTTTCAGCCAGAACCAGAGGGGACAGCCATTGATTTGCTGCGCTGCTCCCCCCGCCAAATGCAGCAGATTCGGGGTCGCCAAATCGGTATGGTCTTCCAAGAACCGATGAGTTCCCTCAATCCCGTGTATTCTATTGGCTTTCAAGTGGCAGAGGCCATTGATCCGCAGCAACGACTTTCCCAACGGCAATGTCAACAGCGGGCGATCGCCCTCCTTGAGCAGGTACATCTCCTCAAACCGGAAGACCCCCTTGAGGAGAAAAAGCGGTTTCTCGGTCGCTATCCCCATCAACTCTCCGGGGGGCAAATTCAGCGGGTGATGATTGCCATGGCTATGGCCGCTTCGCCAGCGCTCTTAATTGCTGATGAACCCACCACTGCCCTCGATGTTACTGTACAGGCGGCGATCCTACGGCTGTTGCGAGAATTACAGCAGCAGTACCCTCTCTCATTGATTTTTGTGACCCATGATTTGAATCTGATTGCGGAATTGGCGGATCAGGTCGTTGTCATGTTCCAAGGGCAAATTGTTGAATCGGGGACCGTTCAGCAGGTGTTTCGCCACCCCCAACATCCCTATACCAAGGGGCTACTGGCCTGTCGTCCCCGCTTGGATCAGCGTCTGGCGATTCTGCCAACTGTGGCGGATTTTCTAGGGGCCACTCCCCCGCGATTAGAAGTGATTTCCCCAGTGCAGCAGCAGGAACGTCTCGCCCATTTGGCCAGCCAACCCCCCTTGGTGCGGGTGGAGCACCTCTGGGTTAAGTATCCGGTTGCGGGGGGACAGCGCTCCCTAACCGCAGTCAGGGATGTCTCATTTACGATTCGCACAGGGGAGACCTTAGGCCTTGTGGGGGAATCGGGCTGTGGTAAGACCACCTTGGCACGCACCCTCTTGCGCCTCCTAGAACCCGCCCAGGGCAAGATTTTTTTTGGCGATCGCGACATTAGCCATTTATCGCCTCGCCAATTGCGTCCCCTGCGGCAACGCATGCAACTGATTTTCCAGGACCCCTACAGTTCCTTGAACCCCCGCATGACCATTGGCGAGTTGGTGGCCGAACCCCTGCGCATCCATCGCCCCCATCAGTCTAAGCGGCAACACCAGGAGCGGGTGGCCTATCTCCTTGAACGGGTGGGCATTGACCCCCAAGCTCAGAATCGCTATCCCCATGAATTTTCGGGGGGTCAGCGACAGCGAATTTGCATTGCCCGTGCCTTGGCCTTGAATCCCGAGTTTGTTGTCTGTGATGAGTCGGTGTCCGCTTTGGATGTGTCGGTTCAGGCGCAGGTGCTGAATCTACTCAAGGAACTGCAGCGGGAATTTCAACTGACCTACCTCTTTATTTCCCACGACCTCAGTGTTGTTAAATTTATGAGCGATCGCCTGATGGTTATGTACAATGGCGAAATTGTCGAAATGGGTGAGGCGGAGACTGTTTACCAGCAGCCCCAGCACGACTATACCCGCACATTAATTGCCGCGATTCCCCGTGGTCTTTCCCTTGAGGCAGCCTAG
- a CDS encoding M15 family metallopeptidase, whose protein sequence is MDQDIPVAERLQPITKDKEEPRRGGGAIASAIALMAFMGVGAAWFLNRSAESPTGTAATVMPTENLLGHLPYEEAPLAELEPVSADGQIKLRRAAAERFRAMVAAAQQEGVVLIPLSGFRSKQDQDYLFFEVKEQRAQRASERALVSAPPGYSEHHTGYAIDIGDGARPQTHLKEAFEDTPAFRWLGKNAARFSFELSFPRNNPQGVSYEPWHWRFVGDRHSLQTFYRARQLTLRNNP, encoded by the coding sequence ATGGATCAAGATATTCCTGTTGCGGAGCGGCTACAACCCATTACCAAGGATAAGGAGGAGCCTCGGCGAGGGGGAGGGGCAATCGCCAGCGCCATTGCCCTCATGGCTTTCATGGGGGTAGGAGCAGCGTGGTTCCTGAATCGTTCCGCGGAATCACCCACGGGAACGGCGGCAACGGTAATGCCAACCGAGAATCTGCTGGGACATCTGCCCTATGAAGAGGCTCCCCTCGCCGAACTGGAACCGGTGAGCGCCGATGGCCAAATCAAGTTACGGCGCGCCGCAGCAGAGCGGTTTCGGGCAATGGTGGCCGCCGCGCAGCAGGAGGGGGTGGTGTTGATACCGCTTTCTGGATTCCGTTCCAAACAGGATCAGGACTATCTTTTCTTTGAGGTGAAGGAGCAGCGGGCACAACGGGCCAGTGAGCGGGCATTGGTGAGTGCGCCCCCGGGCTATAGCGAGCACCATACGGGCTATGCCATTGATATTGGTGATGGCGCCCGGCCACAGACCCATCTTAAGGAAGCCTTTGAGGACACCCCTGCCTTTCGCTGGTTGGGAAAGAATGCGGCTCGTTTTAGTTTTGAACTGTCCTTTCCCCGTAATAATCCTCAGGGAGTGAGTTATGAGCCTTGGCACTGGCGATTTGTTGGCGATCGCCACAGTTTGCAAACCTTCTACAGAGCCCGACAACTGACATTGAGGAATAATCCATGA
- a CDS encoding transglycosylase SLT domain-containing protein, producing the protein MVKFLSKAKRCQRIGPWLLSLLLATLFLGAGLGWWHYGRSPAPPYSLNGEAPPKSGPALLPWARSGDPLRRDRARYLLAADSLRRNQPQGALQWLKGLEQTYRPMAAPILLLRAQAYQQQGDDRRAKATWQQLLREYGTEPEAAVALLNLNRPEEAIARFPQHPAVVNYVAQQLAKNPDQVPYLKLVARHGLFLQAYGTYLEILRQRYGDQLTPADWEAIAFGYWEKMQYGAAAAAYAKAPPTPLNLYRVGRGRQLSGDTAGAIAAYEALIQRFPNSSEAPLAQLRLAHLAKTPAERLPLLAKCLQLATQNQAPAIAADALLAQYQAYRELGNTKGAHQSQQQLFKIYPQSSAAAELRWQLAQGAAQKRQWSQAQQWVREILKFNPESELAPQAAFWQGKWQGEAGQPQGQRQSWQLVTERYPHTYYAWRAASLLKKPVGTFTTLRQQRPSVAGDRQTLLPLATGSPTLQELYLLRQFPEAWQRWQWEFQNRVTPTAAEQLTDGLIRLGVGEYLDGIFMLQNLFTRAAREPQVATFLAPLRRDVRFWYALYPLPYWELVKKWSLAHNLNPLLVMALIRQESRFEKDIRSVVGATGLMQLMPETAAWIAEQLNLEDYSLVDPEHNIRLGTWYFDYTHNQYNQNTLLALASYNAGPGNVNQWLERFDIGDSDRFVESIPFPETYGYVKSVLENYWNYWQLYAQP; encoded by the coding sequence ATGGTCAAATTCCTCTCCAAAGCAAAACGTTGCCAACGGATAGGGCCTTGGCTGCTGTCGCTGTTGCTGGCGACTCTCTTCCTCGGGGCTGGGCTGGGCTGGTGGCACTACGGGCGATCGCCGGCGCCTCCCTATAGTCTCAATGGAGAGGCCCCGCCCAAAAGTGGGCCGGCGTTGTTGCCGTGGGCGCGCTCTGGAGATCCCCTCAGGCGCGATCGCGCCCGTTATCTGCTGGCGGCTGACAGTCTGCGTCGAAATCAGCCCCAAGGGGCTCTCCAGTGGCTTAAGGGTCTGGAGCAGACTTACCGGCCTATGGCTGCACCGATTCTGCTCCTTCGGGCTCAGGCCTATCAGCAACAGGGAGATGACCGCAGGGCAAAGGCAACGTGGCAACAGTTGCTGCGGGAGTATGGCACGGAACCGGAGGCAGCGGTAGCCCTGTTGAATCTGAACCGGCCAGAAGAGGCGATCGCCCGCTTTCCACAGCATCCTGCTGTCGTCAACTATGTGGCGCAACAGTTAGCGAAAAATCCCGATCAAGTCCCTTACCTGAAGCTGGTGGCACGCCACGGTCTTTTTCTTCAGGCGTACGGCACCTACCTGGAAATTTTGCGCCAGCGCTATGGCGACCAACTGACGCCAGCCGATTGGGAAGCGATCGCCTTTGGCTATTGGGAAAAAATGCAGTACGGTGCTGCGGCAGCTGCCTACGCCAAGGCACCGCCCACACCTTTGAATCTCTATCGTGTGGGACGAGGGCGGCAATTGAGTGGGGATACCGCTGGGGCGATCGCTGCCTATGAAGCCCTGATCCAACGCTTTCCCAACAGTTCAGAAGCCCCCCTTGCCCAACTGCGCCTTGCCCACTTAGCCAAAACGCCGGCGGAACGTCTCCCTTTGCTGGCCAAGTGTCTTCAGTTAGCCACCCAAAATCAAGCGCCAGCGATCGCGGCTGATGCCCTTCTGGCACAGTACCAAGCTTATAGGGAACTGGGGAATACCAAAGGGGCACACCAAAGCCAGCAACAGCTCTTTAAGATCTATCCCCAAAGCAGCGCTGCAGCAGAACTGCGCTGGCAACTGGCCCAAGGAGCTGCCCAAAAACGGCAGTGGTCTCAGGCACAACAGTGGGTTAGGGAGATTCTCAAGTTTAACCCTGAGAGTGAGCTGGCCCCCCAAGCCGCCTTTTGGCAAGGAAAATGGCAGGGGGAGGCAGGACAACCCCAAGGGCAACGCCAAAGCTGGCAACTGGTTACGGAGCGCTATCCCCACACCTACTATGCTTGGCGAGCTGCCAGTCTGCTTAAGAAACCAGTGGGCACCTTTACAACCCTGCGACAGCAGCGCCCCTCAGTGGCGGGCGATCGCCAAACCCTGCTCCCTTTAGCGACGGGCAGCCCAACCCTGCAAGAACTGTATCTGCTGCGGCAATTTCCGGAGGCTTGGCAGCGCTGGCAGTGGGAATTCCAGAACCGAGTGACACCAACAGCGGCAGAGCAACTCACTGATGGCCTGATTCGCCTTGGTGTGGGGGAATACCTCGATGGCATCTTTATGCTGCAAAACTTGTTTACGCGGGCCGCCAGGGAACCGCAGGTGGCCACATTCTTGGCGCCCCTTCGCCGTGATGTTCGCTTCTGGTATGCCCTTTACCCCTTGCCCTACTGGGAATTGGTCAAAAAGTGGTCACTGGCCCACAACTTAAATCCCCTGTTGGTGATGGCCCTGATTCGCCAAGAATCTCGCTTTGAAAAGGACATCCGCTCAGTGGTGGGGGCAACGGGGTTAATGCAGTTGATGCCAGAGACGGCCGCTTGGATTGCCGAGCAGTTGAACCTAGAGGACTATTCCCTCGTGGATCCGGAGCACAATATCCGTTTGGGCACGTGGTACTTTGACTACACCCACAATCAGTACAATCAAAACACGCTCTTAGCCTTGGCCAGTTACAATGCCGGTCCTGGCAATGTCAATCAGTGGCTAGAGCGATTCGACATTGGCGATAGCGATCGCTTTGTGGAATCGATTCCTTTTCCTGAGACCTATGGCTATGTCAAGAGTGTCTTGGAAAACTACTGGAACTACTGGCAACTCTATGCCCAGCCCTAG
- a CDS encoding 3'(2'),5'-bisphosphate nucleotidase CysQ — protein sequence MSPALDLENTLATLRPILWRALEQLRQFYRQVQDLTVQDKGGDPVTLADQQIDAFLRHALQEHFPASAFGYLTEETYTAGQSLSQPYAWIIDPLDGTYDFLQQTGEYAIHVALVYKHRPCLAAVVWPEQEVIYTAIAGGGTYRETRHRSTRLQVQPPTPDQPLRVVMSRSHGGDRLEAFLTSLGSVQLMPMGSMGCKTASICQGDADLYVSLPGGSAPKDWDLAAPDLIMQEAAGAFTYANGELPRYNRADVQHWQPLVVCHPALSRWVGDRLQAFLQENQGYSGK from the coding sequence ATGTCCCCCGCCCTTGATCTTGAAAATACCCTTGCCACCCTACGCCCCATTCTTTGGCGGGCCCTAGAGCAACTGCGCCAGTTTTACCGCCAGGTGCAGGATCTAACGGTGCAGGATAAAGGCGGTGATCCCGTCACCCTCGCGGATCAGCAAATTGATGCCTTTTTGCGCCATGCCCTCCAAGAGCATTTTCCGGCCTCGGCGTTTGGCTATCTCACAGAAGAAACCTACACAGCAGGTCAGTCCCTATCGCAGCCCTATGCCTGGATCATTGATCCTTTGGACGGCACCTATGACTTTCTGCAACAGACGGGAGAGTACGCAATTCACGTTGCCCTTGTCTATAAACACCGCCCCTGTTTAGCTGCTGTGGTCTGGCCTGAACAGGAGGTGATCTACACCGCCATTGCCGGTGGCGGCACCTATCGAGAGACGCGCCACCGGTCAACACGCCTGCAAGTTCAGCCCCCCACCCCTGACCAGCCCCTGCGGGTGGTGATGAGCCGTAGCCATGGGGGGGATCGCTTAGAGGCATTTCTAACCAGCTTGGGATCAGTGCAGCTAATGCCGATGGGCAGTATGGGCTGTAAAACGGCGAGTATTTGCCAAGGGGATGCGGATCTGTACGTCAGCCTCCCAGGGGGCAGTGCCCCCAAAGATTGGGACTTGGCGGCACCGGATTTGATCATGCAGGAGGCGGCGGGCGCCTTTACCTATGCCAATGGCGAGTTACCCCGCTACAATCGCGCCGATGTGCAGCACTGGCAACCTCTGGTGGTATGTCATCCTGCCTTGAGCCGTTGGGTGGGCGATCGCCTGCAAGCCTTTTTACAGGAAAATCAAGGCTATTCTGGAAAATAG
- the fabG gene encoding 3-oxoacyl-ACP reductase FabG, translating to MRGFTHRAVLVTGGTGGLGQGVVPVLLSHGYTLTIPYIDGAARAALEKQLAAAELANVRFVAADLNNESEVAALVERMPQLDAVVHLVGGFSMGATAQFALSDWQQSFRLNVETTFLVCKHALKRMQAQRYGRIVTIGSRGAVEPAAELAAYCAAKAAVVALTRAIAAETKGQNITANVILPSIIDTPANRAAMGEAQAANWVSPAAIAELIAYLISEGAAAVSGAVIPIYGNA from the coding sequence ATGAGGGGATTTACCCATCGGGCGGTTTTGGTGACCGGCGGCACCGGCGGGCTGGGCCAAGGGGTAGTGCCAGTTCTGCTGAGCCACGGCTACACCCTGACGATTCCCTACATTGATGGGGCTGCCCGTGCTGCTCTCGAAAAGCAATTGGCGGCGGCGGAATTGGCCAACGTGCGCTTTGTGGCGGCGGACTTGAACAATGAAAGTGAAGTGGCAGCTCTGGTGGAGCGCATGCCGCAATTGGATGCCGTGGTTCACCTCGTGGGTGGCTTTAGTATGGGGGCAACAGCACAATTTGCCCTCAGTGATTGGCAGCAGAGTTTTCGCCTCAATGTGGAGACGACCTTCCTGGTCTGTAAGCACGCCCTGAAACGCATGCAGGCACAGCGGTATGGACGCATTGTCACCATTGGCTCACGGGGTGCAGTTGAACCGGCGGCTGAACTGGCTGCCTATTGTGCCGCCAAAGCTGCAGTCGTGGCCTTGACGCGGGCAATCGCTGCTGAAACCAAAGGCCAAAATATCACTGCCAATGTGATCCTGCCCAGCATTATTGATACCCCCGCCAATCGAGCGGCGATGGGGGAAGCCCAAGCCGCAAATTGGGTGAGCCCTGCGGCGATCGCTGAACTGATTGCCTACCTCATTTCCGAAGGAGCGGCGGCCGTGAGTGGCGCCGTGATTCCCATCTATGGCAATGCCTAG